Part of the Metarhizium brunneum chromosome 6, complete sequence genome is shown below.
ACCTCATCACCCACCCCTTGTCAGCTCAAGCTCTACGCCTGCTCCGGGAGTCAACGGCACGACTTCGTCACGGCCAACCAGCCAATTGAGCCCCTTCGAGGACAACCAGGGTCGACTTCCCGCTGGCTGGGAAAGACGAGAAGATAATCTGGGCCGAACCTACTACGTTGACCACAATACGCGCACAACTAGCTGGAATCGCCCAACCgccaacggcggcgcagAGACCCGAGAGCGAGAAGCCGCCACAGCAGTCGAACGACAGCGGCATCAGAACCGTACGCTGCCCGAAGACCGGACAGGCACCAGCTCGCCAACTCTgtcgcagcagcagcagcagggtgGCTCCCAATCAGGAGGCGGCAGCCCGACTGGTCCCGGCAGCCCTTCCCAAACCAATGCCAGCACAACGGTAATGCACACTGGTGCAACCAGTCCTGGCACCGGTGAGCTGCCACCAGGCTGGGAACAAAGATGGACGCCAGAGGGCCGTCCCTACTTTGTCGACCACAATACCAGAACGACTACCTGGGTTGATCCGCGCCGTCAACAGTACATTCGCATGTATGGCGGCCAAAATAACACCAATGGCCAGATTCAACAGCAACCAGTCTCACAGCTCGGGCCCCTGCCTAGTGGGTGGGAAATGCGGCTCACCAACACTGCCCGGGTGTATTTCGTCGATCACAATACTAAGACTACCACGTGGGATGACCCTCGTCTGCCATCATCCCTGGATCAGAATGTTCCTCAATACAAGCGAGATTTCAGACGCAAGCTCATCTACTTCCGATCTCAGCCTGCCATGCGCATCCTCAGCGGCCAATGCCACATCAAAGTCAGGCGTGAGCATATTTTCGAGGATTCGTTTGCCGAAATTACGCGTCAGTCCGCCACTGATTTGAAGAAGCGCTTGATGATAAAATTCGACGGAGAAGATGGTTTGGATTACGGTGGTTTGTCTCGAgagttcttcttccttttgtCTCACGAGATGTTCAACCCGTTCTACTGCCTGTTCGAGTACTCTGCGCACGACAACTACACCCTGCAGATTAACCCGCACTCAGGCATTAACCCAGAGCACCTGAACTACTTCAAGTTTATCGGACGGGTAGTTGGTTTGGCTATTTTTCATCGACGATTCCTGGATGCCTTCTTCATCGGAGCTCTGTACAAAATGGTGCTGGGCAAGGCAGTCTCgcttgctgacatggagggtGTTGATGCCGACTTTCATCGGTCCCTGCAGTGGATGCTGGATAACGACATATCTGGCGGAATTCTGGAGCAGACTTTCTCTACCGAAGATGAGCGATTTGGTGTTATGACCACCGAGGACTTGATCCCCAACGGCCGCAACATCGAAGTCACCAAcgagaacaagaaggagtATGTGGATCTCATGGTAAAGTGGCGAATTGAGAAGCGTATCGCGGAGCAGTTCCAGGCTTTCAAGGAAGGCTTCCACGAACTCATTCCCCAGGACCTCATTAATGTATTTGATGAGCGTGAACTCGAGTTGCTCATTGGCGGTATCGCTGAAATTGATGTGGACGACTGGAAGAAGCATACGGACTACAGAGGATACACCGAGTCGGATGAGGTTATTCAGAACTTCTGGCAGGTGGTCAGGTCATGGGACGGGGAACAAAAATCGCGTCTATTGCAGTTCACTACCGGAACTTCTCGAATCCCCGTCAACGGCTTCAAGGATCTTCAGGGAAGTGACGGACCGAGACGATTCACCATTGAGAAGACGGGAGAGCTCACCAACCTTCCCAAGGCACACACCTGGTATGCAATCAACCCgtagcttttttttttctggcctttttttcttggatATGGATTATTGCTGACTAAACATCACCAGCTTCAACCGCATTGATTTGCCCCCTTACAAATCTATGGACACATTGCAAAACAAACTTACAATAGCAGTGGAGGAGACCATGGGATTCGGGCAAGAGTAAGATGAGCAAGAATATGTGAACTAGCGATGTTTTGCGTTGCGTCTTTTGGGCCCCCCTACTGAACGCCATTCCAGACTCATGTGTTGTATCCACACGCTCCTCTTCCCCATCTCGCA
Proteins encoded:
- the RSP5_1 gene encoding E3 ubiquitin-protein ligase RSP5, translated to MSARTESGLPSKPNLRVTIIAADGLYKRDVFRFPDPFAVATINGEQTKTTTVSKRTLNPYWNESFDFRANEGSILAVQVFDQKKFKKKDQGFLGVINIRVGDVMPDLSPDSDDQMLTRDLKKSTDNLVVHGKLIINLSCNLSTPARGGQASSSRPALSVPGASSSSALSAPDGRPSSSMSNQNGVPPGGPQMTLPHHPPLVSSSSTPAPGVNGTTSSRPTSQLSPFEDNQGRLPAGWERREDNLGRTYYVDHNTRTTSWNRPTANGGAETREREAATAVERQRHQNRTLPEDRTGTSSPTLSQQQQQGGSQSGGGSPTGPGSPSQTNASTTVMHTGATSPGTGELPPGWEQRWTPEGRPYFVDHNTRTTTWVDPRRQQYIRMYGGQNNTNGQIQQQPVSQLGPLPSGWEMRLTNTARVYFVDHNTKTTTWDDPRLPSSLDQNVPQYKRDFRRKLIYFRSQPAMRILSGQCHIKVRREHIFEDSFAEITRQSATDLKKRLMIKFDGEDGLDYGGLSREFFFLLSHEMFNPFYCLFEYSAHDNYTLQINPHSGINPEHLNYFKFIGRVVGLAIFHRRFLDAFFIGALYKMVLGKAVSLADMEGVDADFHRSLQWMLDNDISGGILEQTFSTEDERFGVMTTEDLIPNGRNIEVTNENKKEYVDLMVKWRIEKRIAEQFQAFKEGFHELIPQDLINVFDERELELLIGGIAEIDVDDWKKHTDYRGYTESDEVIQNFWQVVRSWDGEQKSRLLQFTTGTSRIPVNGFKDLQGSDGPRRFTIEKTGELTNLPKAHTCFNRIDLPPYKSMDTLQNKLTIAVEETMGFGQE